From Solidesulfovibrio carbinoliphilus subsp. oakridgensis, the proteins below share one genomic window:
- the tmk gene encoding dTMP kinase → MFITLEGIEGSGKSTQIGLLTTALERTGRTVRVTREPGGCGLGQTLRAILLSLETRNLDSRAELFLYLADRAQHVAEVIRPALAAGQVVLCDRFADSTIAYQGYGRSLDVALLQQLNDVAVAGTWPQLTLLLDIDPEQGLRRALARNLQAGTTAAEGRFEAEHLDFHGRVRDGYRTLASLHPRRFVTVDATPDAATVAARVWDVVSQRLGG, encoded by the coding sequence GTGTTTATTACCCTTGAAGGGATAGAAGGTTCGGGCAAATCCACCCAGATCGGGCTTTTGACCACCGCCCTGGAGCGGACCGGCAGGACCGTGCGCGTCACCCGGGAGCCGGGCGGCTGCGGCCTCGGCCAGACCCTGCGCGCCATCCTCCTGTCGCTTGAGACCCGAAACCTCGACAGCCGGGCCGAACTCTTTCTCTACCTGGCCGACCGGGCCCAGCACGTGGCCGAAGTCATCCGGCCGGCGCTGGCCGCCGGCCAGGTCGTCCTGTGCGACCGGTTCGCCGACTCCACCATCGCCTACCAGGGCTACGGCCGCAGCCTCGACGTGGCGCTGCTCCAGCAGTTAAACGACGTGGCCGTGGCCGGGACCTGGCCGCAGCTGACCCTGCTTCTCGACATCGACCCGGAGCAAGGCCTGCGCCGGGCCCTGGCCCGCAACCTGCAAGCCGGCACCACCGCCGCCGAAGGCCGCTTCGAAGCCGAGCACCTCGATTTCCACGGCCGCGTCCGCGACGGCTACCGCACCCTGGCGAGCTTGCACCCCCGCCGGTTCGTCACCGTGGACGCCACCCCGGATGCCGCCACCGTCGCGGCCAGGGTCTGGGACGTGGTGTCGCAGCGATTGGGCGGATAG
- a CDS encoding 3'-5' exoribonuclease YhaM family protein, with the protein MPKANGIDNRPGPGQVPFSSNPSGILVIQKAQFIKDLTPGQTASDVFCIGAARLGQAKNGPFWTLTLEDVSGRIEAKIWSPAAQAYAELAPGQFVLVEGPVGAYRDRPQINIDRLRVLPPGEFAPDLAQFVPSSEEPPEGLLEKLAELCRAEIAHGPWRKFCARVLSHPEFRDRLLEAPGAKSVHHSYRGGLLEHTLAVCRLALSICDRYPALDRDTLLAAAVCHDLGKAWELSAGPGTDYTDAGRLLGHIVITLELVEPLLKKSGVEPELALHFKHILVAHHGEYEFGSPRRPKTAEAFALHFSDNIDAKMNQIFGSFESDEPGQWSPYVRTLERYLYNPPRAPREVPEKPPKPREKDVQQCLLPLKG; encoded by the coding sequence ATGCCCAAGGCGAACGGGATTGACAACCGCCCCGGCCCCGGGCAGGTTCCTTTTTCATCTAACCCCAGCGGCATCCTCGTGATTCAAAAAGCACAGTTCATAAAAGACCTGACTCCCGGCCAGACGGCTTCGGACGTCTTCTGCATCGGCGCGGCCCGGCTCGGCCAGGCCAAGAACGGCCCCTTCTGGACGCTGACCCTGGAAGACGTTTCCGGCCGGATCGAGGCCAAGATATGGAGCCCGGCGGCCCAGGCCTACGCCGAGCTGGCCCCAGGGCAGTTCGTCCTGGTCGAGGGGCCGGTCGGGGCCTACCGCGACCGGCCCCAGATCAACATCGACCGGCTGCGGGTGCTCCCGCCCGGGGAGTTCGCCCCGGACCTGGCCCAGTTCGTGCCGTCGAGCGAGGAACCGCCGGAAGGGCTGCTCGAAAAACTGGCCGAGCTGTGCCGGGCCGAGATCGCCCATGGGCCGTGGCGGAAATTTTGCGCCAGGGTCCTGTCGCACCCGGAATTCCGCGACAGGCTCCTGGAGGCGCCCGGGGCCAAGAGCGTCCACCACTCCTACCGGGGCGGGCTTCTCGAGCACACCCTGGCTGTCTGCCGGCTGGCCCTTTCCATTTGCGACCGCTATCCGGCCCTCGACCGCGACACGCTCCTGGCCGCCGCCGTCTGCCACGACCTCGGCAAGGCCTGGGAGCTTTCCGCCGGACCGGGCACGGACTACACCGACGCCGGGCGGCTGCTCGGCCACATCGTCATCACCCTGGAACTGGTGGAGCCGCTGCTCAAGAAATCCGGCGTCGAGCCCGAGCTGGCGCTCCATTTCAAGCACATCCTGGTCGCCCACCACGGGGAATACGAATTCGGCTCCCCGCGCCGGCCCAAGACCGCCGAGGCCTTCGCGCTCCACTTTTCGGACAACATCGACGCCAAGATGAACCAGATTTTCGGCTCCTTCGAATCCGACGAGCCCGGCCAGTGGTCGCCCTATGTCCGCACCCTGGAACGCTACCTCTACAATCCGCCCCGAGCGCCGCGCGAGGTCCCGGAAAAGCCCCCGAAGCCCCGGGAAAAGGACGTGCAGCAGTGTTTATTACCCTTGAAGGGATAG